The proteins below are encoded in one region of Pseudomonas sp. SCB32:
- a CDS encoding DUF3015 domain-containing protein has translation MKRILIGTLLATASLSALADAPGSDGCGWGNMLFKGQRGTATHVLAATTNGTSGNNTFGMTTGTNGCHTNGALTYGGKPMIVLSGMMDELSEDMAKGNGEALTTYAVVLGVAPQDRAHFAEVTHQHFAQIFDKSNVTAEDVYANTQAVLKQDAQLAKYAEQA, from the coding sequence ATGAAAAGGATTCTGATCGGTACCCTCCTCGCCACCGCCTCCCTCAGTGCTCTGGCCGACGCTCCCGGCAGCGACGGCTGCGGCTGGGGCAACATGCTCTTCAAGGGCCAGCGCGGCACCGCTACCCACGTTCTGGCCGCTACCACCAACGGCACCAGCGGCAACAACACCTTCGGCATGACCACTGGCACCAACGGCTGCCACACCAATGGTGCGCTGACCTACGGCGGCAAGCCGATGATCGTACTCAGCGGCATGATGGACGAGCTGTCTGAAGACATGGCCAAGGGCAACGGCGAAGCCCTGACCACCTACGCCGTGGTTCTGGGTGTGGCGCCGCAGGATCGCGCCCACTTCGCCGAAGTGACCCACCAGCACTTCGCCCAGATCTTCGACAAGTCCAACGTCACCGCGGAAGACGTGTACGCCAACACCCAGGCTGTCCTGAAGCAGGATGCCCAGCTGGCCAAGTACGCCGAACAGGCCTGA